A genomic stretch from Chitinophaga agri includes:
- a CDS encoding helix-turn-helix domain-containing protein — MQTETLEEFYQNKIKEVPANLGRETGHFNVFNMKVHASGQAPRYSRRSFYKIALSRGRGFYHYADKSIEVSGTTLMFFNPNVPYTWQSLSPDTTGYFCIFKEGFFTERMRGSLTDFPMFAPGGKPAYFLNDIQDQQVSAIFERMLEEIQSDYVHKYDLLMNYVTEVIHYALKLLPSEKLYHQSDAKTRITSVFTELLERQFPIESQDQRFELRSANDFAKQLSVHVNHLNRAIKETTGRTTTEHIFERLASEAKTLLRHTDWNISEISYCLGFEEPAHFNKFFRKQLDTTPTAYRNL; from the coding sequence ATGCAGACAGAAACACTTGAAGAGTTTTATCAGAATAAGATAAAAGAAGTGCCGGCGAACCTGGGCAGGGAAACGGGGCATTTCAATGTATTTAATATGAAGGTGCATGCAAGTGGCCAGGCGCCCCGCTATAGCCGCAGGTCATTCTATAAGATCGCTCTTTCCCGGGGACGCGGTTTTTATCACTATGCAGATAAAAGCATTGAAGTATCAGGTACGACACTGATGTTCTTTAATCCGAATGTACCCTATACCTGGCAGTCTCTTTCTCCCGATACCACCGGTTACTTCTGCATTTTTAAAGAAGGCTTCTTTACGGAAAGAATGCGGGGTAGTCTGACTGATTTTCCTATGTTCGCACCAGGCGGAAAACCTGCCTATTTTCTCAATGACATCCAGGACCAGCAGGTCAGCGCCATCTTTGAACGAATGCTGGAAGAAATCCAGTCGGACTATGTTCATAAATATGATCTGCTGATGAACTACGTGACAGAGGTCATTCATTATGCACTGAAGTTGCTGCCATCTGAAAAACTGTATCACCAGAGTGATGCAAAGACGCGTATTACATCCGTATTCACAGAACTGCTCGAACGTCAGTTCCCGATCGAATCACAGGACCAGCGTTTTGAACTGAGATCTGCCAACGATTTTGCCAAACAGCTGTCCGTCCATGTGAATCACCTGAACCGTGCTATTAAGGAAACGACAGGACGTACCACTACCGAACATATTTTCGAAAGGCTCGCCAGCGAGGCAAAGACATTATTGAGACATACAGACTGGAATATCTCTGAAATCAGCTATTGTCTGGGGTTTGAAGAGCCTGCACATTTCAATAAATTCTTCCGTAAACAGTTGGATACTACGCCTACTGCCTACAGAAATTTATAA
- a CDS encoding serine hydrolase domain-containing protein yields MDETGASNTWRWTALTLHRGNWNGKQLLSEQWVKQSLTPTTVKPTYGYMNWFLNTGKELLPGAPADAFVHIGNGTNFIYVAPGHDLIAIVRWIENRSMDEMVKHILAAIPQ; encoded by the coding sequence ATGGACGAGACAGGCGCCTCCAATACCTGGAGATGGACGGCGCTGACATTGCACAGAGGTAACTGGAACGGAAAACAGCTGCTTTCCGAACAGTGGGTGAAACAATCCCTGACACCTACCACTGTCAAACCTACCTATGGATACATGAACTGGTTCCTGAATACAGGAAAAGAGTTATTGCCTGGCGCCCCCGCTGATGCTTTCGTCCATATTGGTAACGGAACGAATTTCATCTACGTAGCCCCGGGTCACGATCTCATAGCAATCGTGAGATGGATAGAAAATAGATCGATGGACGAGATGGTAAAACATATACTGGCTGCCATCCCGCAATAG
- a CDS encoding 2OG-Fe(II) oxygenase — protein sequence MENIAERLHSKDWEQVHTHMHEHGYALVKEVLSDTACVELIELYNSDNTYRKTISMERYRFGSGEYKYFQYPLPDLINTVRETVYPYLVPVANKWMEVLQSDHRFPSAHSMLREQCREKGQDKPTVLILKYGTGGFNTLHQDLYGDVWFPMQAVLFLNEPGEDYHGGEFVLTEQIPRAQSKASVIHGHRGDMLLFTTNFRPVKGSRGYYRVNMKHGVSPLHSGNRHTLGIIFHDAQS from the coding sequence ATGGAGAATATAGCAGAACGCTTACACAGCAAAGACTGGGAGCAGGTACATACACATATGCATGAGCATGGTTACGCATTGGTAAAAGAGGTGCTTTCCGACACAGCATGCGTTGAACTGATTGAATTATACAATAGTGATAATACCTACCGTAAAACGATCTCTATGGAACGCTATCGTTTTGGTTCGGGAGAATATAAATACTTCCAATATCCGCTGCCGGACCTGATCAATACTGTCAGGGAAACGGTCTATCCTTATCTTGTTCCGGTAGCGAACAAATGGATGGAGGTATTACAGTCTGATCACCGCTTTCCTTCCGCCCATTCCATGTTAAGAGAACAATGCAGAGAAAAAGGACAGGATAAGCCTACGGTGCTTATATTAAAGTATGGCACCGGCGGCTTTAACACCCTGCATCAGGACCTTTATGGTGATGTCTGGTTTCCGATGCAGGCGGTCCTTTTTCTGAATGAACCCGGAGAAGATTATCATGGTGGGGAATTTGTTTTAACAGAACAGATCCCACGAGCGCAATCAAAGGCGAGTGTCATTCATGGGCACAGAGGGGACATGTTGTTGTTTACCACTAACTTCCGGCCGGTGAAAGGCAGCAGGGGATATTACAGGGTGAATATGAAACATGGAGTAAGTCCGTTACATAGTGGCAACAGGCATACACTGGGTATCATTTTTCATGATGCGCAAAGCTGA
- a CDS encoding Atu4866 domain-containing protein, with protein MEKEHKYIGMWVTADGYVRHELLPGGRYDEARGKKKSAYQGSYTITGDHIDYRDDTGFTADGDFREGVLYHGGMVLYREEQ; from the coding sequence ATGGAAAAAGAACACAAATATATCGGTATGTGGGTGACCGCAGATGGTTATGTCCGTCATGAATTACTGCCGGGTGGCAGGTATGATGAAGCAAGAGGTAAGAAGAAAAGTGCCTATCAGGGAAGTTATACGATTACCGGCGATCACATTGACTATAGAGATGATACCGGTTTTACTGCTGACGGCGATTTCAGGGAAGGTGTCCTGTATCATGGGGGTATGGTGTTGTATCGGGAAGAGCAATGA
- a CDS encoding oxidoreductase, whose translation MKQQKVWFVTGTSKGFGLSIVKQLLAQGIPVAATTRNVEELIKAVGKDDNFLPLAVDLTSEKSVADALATTVNRFGRVDVVVNNAGYGLVGGLEELTDAEGRKNFDVNVFGLLHVVRKALPYLRAQGTGHIINFSSIGGFVGSFPGFGIYCATKFAVNGLTEALAAEVKPFGIHATIVAPGYFRTNFLASDSLVAPENMIEAYTNVRESQLQHQQSLDGNQPGDPEKAAAAVIEIAAVDNPPLYLYLGEDAYGLAQQKLDTIKHELETWKELTLSTAIEA comes from the coding sequence ATGAAACAGCAAAAAGTATGGTTCGTAACCGGTACCTCTAAAGGATTTGGCCTCTCTATTGTAAAACAGTTACTCGCACAGGGTATACCTGTTGCGGCCACGACAAGAAACGTGGAAGAACTGATCAAAGCAGTTGGTAAAGATGATAACTTTCTGCCACTTGCCGTAGATCTTACTTCGGAGAAAAGCGTTGCCGACGCACTGGCCACTACCGTGAACAGATTCGGACGTGTAGATGTGGTTGTGAATAACGCAGGATATGGACTGGTAGGTGGTCTGGAAGAGCTGACCGATGCAGAAGGCCGTAAGAATTTTGATGTAAATGTATTTGGATTACTGCATGTGGTAAGAAAGGCATTGCCTTACCTGAGAGCACAAGGGACTGGTCATATCATCAACTTCTCTTCCATCGGTGGATTCGTAGGTTCCTTCCCCGGATTCGGTATTTATTGTGCTACTAAATTTGCCGTAAATGGATTGACAGAAGCCCTGGCTGCTGAAGTAAAACCATTCGGTATACACGCAACCATTGTAGCACCTGGTTATTTCAGAACAAACTTCCTGGCATCTGATTCACTGGTCGCTCCCGAGAACATGATCGAAGCGTATACCAATGTACGTGAGTCACAATTACAGCATCAGCAATCCCTTGATGGCAATCAGCCAGGTGATCCAGAAAAGGCAGCCGCCGCGGTGATTGAGATTGCAGCAGTAGATAATCCACCGTTATACTTATACCTCGGCGAAGACGCATATGGCCTTGCGCAGCAGAAGCTGGACACCATTAAGCACGAGCTGGAAACATGGAAGGAACTGACATTATCTACAGCAATAGAAGCGTAG
- a CDS encoding WG repeat-containing protein yields MKTIYFLPVLLMSVWCKAQDGLYPYAEKNKWGLTNKKHSVIAAPQFDSIHLFNGDYARVENNRKVGLIHSSGRIVYACNYSDMPFVAPNGMAVAKVMKGYVLLDPATGKQKGSLIFDEIPGINPMSKATNLLLVKKEGAIGLIDMTTGDLVNKKLKYDDGEFFEEKSLKDLLIVGVDGKYGVITAVTAKELIQPVYSEIRGITDGTRDFIKATTDDERVVYFDATGKVVPAAQAQAAEKADENAHGDHSSSNNTGEKKDLHIYKMPGADKWRVVLEMTEFQRRGRPLDSTDLNGYSKLEYLSYNETLPKFPGKIKAVKDGKAGVIDMKGNVLVPLIYDDVTYREDNIGHYAFIETKVGNRVGVIPAETMKELKKPVLVQVIDEDVNRQALLVQTASGTRGYMDKASGEIYIPGYKD; encoded by the coding sequence ATGAAAACCATCTACTTTCTCCCTGTTCTGCTCATGAGCGTATGGTGCAAGGCACAGGATGGCCTCTACCCGTATGCTGAAAAAAACAAATGGGGCCTTACAAACAAGAAACATAGTGTTATTGCTGCGCCGCAATTTGACAGCATACACCTGTTCAATGGTGATTATGCCCGTGTGGAAAATAACAGAAAAGTAGGATTGATCCATTCTTCCGGCAGGATCGTCTATGCGTGCAATTATTCGGATATGCCTTTTGTTGCACCTAATGGTATGGCGGTAGCGAAAGTGATGAAAGGATATGTACTGCTGGACCCTGCTACTGGTAAACAGAAAGGATCACTGATATTTGATGAAATACCGGGTATCAATCCGATGTCTAAAGCTACTAACCTGCTGCTCGTTAAAAAAGAAGGTGCAATCGGACTGATTGATATGACAACAGGTGATCTTGTGAATAAAAAGCTGAAATATGACGATGGTGAGTTTTTTGAAGAGAAGTCCCTGAAAGATCTACTGATTGTTGGTGTAGACGGCAAATATGGTGTGATCACTGCGGTAACTGCTAAAGAACTGATCCAACCGGTATACAGCGAAATAAGAGGTATTACGGACGGTACACGTGATTTTATCAAAGCGACTACAGATGATGAAAGAGTTGTTTACTTTGATGCCACCGGCAAGGTAGTACCTGCTGCACAGGCACAGGCAGCTGAGAAAGCAGATGAAAATGCACATGGAGATCATTCATCCTCAAACAATACGGGAGAGAAAAAAGACCTGCATATTTACAAAATGCCGGGTGCTGATAAATGGAGAGTTGTGTTGGAAATGACGGAGTTCCAGCGCCGTGGACGTCCGCTGGATAGTACGGATCTCAATGGCTATTCCAAACTGGAATACCTGTCATACAATGAAACCCTGCCTAAATTTCCGGGTAAGATAAAAGCGGTCAAAGATGGTAAAGCAGGTGTAATTGATATGAAAGGAAATGTACTCGTTCCATTGATCTATGATGATGTGACCTACAGAGAAGATAATATCGGGCACTATGCATTCATCGAAACAAAAGTAGGTAACAGAGTTGGCGTGATTCCTGCAGAAACCATGAAGGAACTGAAAAAGCCCGTACTCGTGCAGGTAATTGATGAAGATGTGAACCGCCAGGCGCTGCTGGTACAAACAGCCAGTGGTACAAGAGGATATATGGATAAGGCCTCCGGCGAAATCTATATCCCTGGTTACAAAGACTAA
- a CDS encoding PorP/SprF family type IX secretion system membrane protein, which produces MKNGLLLFIFLLVANCELQAQQDVQFSQYVFNGLSVNPAYAGYREELYLHSAYRQQWAGFQGAPQTGTIAMDGVTDVYSKKIGLGGQVTWDKLGPQESISLYGFYSYRIPLPNDSRLSFGLGLGATQYAVDGSSRKYVDADDPALVLGKQSTLVPDARFGVYYNSYRTFIGFSIMDLFSAYTGGKIYFGNGTLYSTLRKSRHIYLSGGTVVYLSNDIKLKPSVLIKEDLKGPTNVDFNVFMLLQERLWLGASYRAGFNLWGKPALPSELRMGNAISAMAEVFVSDNMRLGYSYDLTTNGMSRYQRGSHELSIGILFPHNNKVDNARCPRYF; this is translated from the coding sequence ATGAAAAATGGCTTACTACTGTTCATCTTTTTACTCGTTGCGAACTGTGAGTTGCAGGCGCAACAGGATGTTCAGTTCAGTCAGTATGTATTTAACGGTTTAAGTGTGAATCCTGCCTATGCAGGATACAGGGAGGAGCTGTATCTGCACAGTGCCTATCGGCAGCAATGGGCCGGTTTTCAGGGAGCTCCGCAGACAGGCACCATTGCAATGGATGGTGTAACTGATGTGTACTCCAAAAAGATCGGCTTGGGCGGACAGGTAACATGGGACAAACTGGGGCCGCAGGAGTCGATATCACTGTATGGCTTTTATTCCTATCGTATTCCGTTGCCGAATGACAGCAGATTGTCCTTCGGCCTGGGCCTAGGTGCCACACAGTATGCGGTGGATGGCAGTTCCCGGAAATATGTGGACGCTGATGATCCTGCGCTGGTATTAGGTAAACAAAGTACCCTGGTACCGGACGCCCGATTCGGTGTTTATTACAATTCCTACAGGACTTTCATCGGATTCTCAATAATGGACCTGTTCTCTGCCTATACAGGAGGAAAGATCTACTTTGGTAATGGTACACTTTATTCTACCTTACGGAAGTCCCGCCATATCTACCTGAGTGGGGGGACTGTAGTATATCTGAGCAACGATATCAAACTGAAACCCTCAGTGCTGATTAAGGAAGATCTCAAAGGTCCGACAAATGTCGACTTCAACGTATTTATGCTGTTGCAGGAGCGGTTATGGCTTGGAGCATCTTACCGCGCCGGCTTTAACTTATGGGGGAAGCCAGCGCTGCCTTCCGAACTCCGGATGGGCAATGCGATCAGTGCAATGGCTGAAGTATTTGTATCTGATAATATGCGACTGGGGTATTCCTATGATCTTACCACCAATGGCATGTCCAGATATCAGAGAGGCTCGCATGAGCTGTCTATAGGGATATTATTCCCACATAATAACAAGGTGGATAATGCACGTTGTCCGCGGTATTTTTAA
- a CDS encoding zinc-dependent alcohol dehydrogenase family protein, producing the protein MRALILEDYGAPFVYRVIDRPRPDFGEVLIRVKASGVNPLDVKIKAGEAELAKQPLPAILGIDMAGIVVEVGEGVTSFAPGDKVFGMTGGVAGLKGSLAEYVAVDAELIVRKPANLTMREAAAIPFGFVTAWEGLVDKARIEEGQKVLIHGGAGGIGQMAIQIAKAFGADVYATDTDDKQAIVEWFGATFIEHTVDVQEYVDKYTRGAGFDIVFDTVGGNTLDASFEAIKQNNGHVISSLGWGSHSLAPLSFKAATYSGVFTLLPMLTGMGREHHGAILREATRMAEAGQILPLLDPRHFHLQTADQALTLIVRKGETGNIVVEI; encoded by the coding sequence ATGCGCGCACTAATCCTGGAGGATTACGGCGCCCCGTTCGTTTATCGGGTAATAGACAGGCCAAGACCGGACTTTGGAGAGGTATTGATCAGAGTAAAGGCAAGTGGTGTGAATCCACTGGATGTGAAGATCAAAGCAGGTGAAGCGGAGCTTGCAAAACAACCATTACCAGCCATACTGGGTATTGATATGGCGGGTATAGTAGTAGAAGTAGGAGAGGGTGTCACCAGCTTTGCCCCTGGCGATAAGGTATTTGGTATGACTGGTGGTGTGGCTGGCTTAAAAGGCTCACTTGCAGAATATGTAGCGGTAGATGCAGAACTGATAGTAAGAAAGCCTGCAAATCTGACTATGCGCGAAGCGGCAGCAATCCCCTTCGGATTCGTGACCGCATGGGAAGGACTGGTAGATAAAGCCAGAATAGAAGAGGGCCAGAAAGTGCTCATCCATGGTGGTGCTGGTGGAATAGGACAGATGGCCATACAGATCGCCAAGGCATTCGGCGCAGATGTATACGCTACTGATACTGACGATAAACAGGCTATCGTTGAATGGTTCGGCGCAACATTCATTGAGCATACAGTCGATGTACAGGAATATGTGGACAAGTATACCCGTGGTGCCGGATTTGATATCGTATTTGATACCGTAGGAGGCAATACCCTGGATGCTTCTTTTGAAGCCATCAAACAAAATAACGGACACGTGATCAGTTCCCTGGGCTGGGGCTCACATAGCCTGGCGCCATTGTCCTTCAAGGCTGCCACCTATTCGGGTGTCTTCACCTTGCTGCCAATGCTGACAGGTATGGGAAGAGAACATCATGGTGCCATTTTAAGAGAAGCTACAAGAATGGCGGAAGCAGGACAGATACTGCCTTTATTAGACCCCCGTCACTTTCACCTGCAAACGGCAGATCAGGCACTGACCCTGATCGTACGCAAAGGAGAAACAGGTAATATCGTCGTAGAGATATAA